The following are from one region of the Pygocentrus nattereri isolate fPygNat1 chromosome 20, fPygNat1.pri, whole genome shotgun sequence genome:
- the LOC108411812 gene encoding chemokine-like receptor 1, protein MNSTTTTEPEYSDYTHHPMNQTTDSPTCDAVCIFYAVTNVVIIVLGIAGNGLVIWTAGFKVKKSVVSTWYLSLAMSDFIFCCFLPFRVINMVKNAWVFGRFMCNFSYFILFLNMFSSIFLLVIISVDRCVIVTFPVWTQNHRTVRKASVVVMLAWVISAALSTHSAAFLGLYKLRTVFFCTYIHFENYVATLACRFIFLFVIPFLIIFICYVVIIRKLKSNQMARSKKPFKIMTVLIVTFLICWLPYHTVILMNLFMPNHKSLYSAYVFSLILVHTNSCLNPFLYAFMGKDIKEHCYALWLKIENAVKEEDDQNTIQGTVYTTSGESRHSTSI, encoded by the coding sequence ATGAATTCAACTACAACAACAGAACCAGAATATTCTGACTACACACACCACCCTATGAATCAAACTACGGATTCACCAACTTGCGATGCAGTGTGTATTTTCTATGCAGTAACTAATGTGGTCATCATTGTCCTGGGTATTGCTGGAAATGGCTTGGtgatctggactgcaggattTAAGGTCAAGAAGTCAGTCGTCAGCACCTGGTACCTGAGTCTGGCCATGTCTGACTTCATATTCTGCTGCTTTTTGCCATTCAGAGTCATTAACATGGTCAAAAATGCGTGGGTCTTTGGGCGCTTCATGTGCAATTTCAGTTACTTCATTTTGTTCCTCAACATGTTCAGCAGTATCTTCCTCCTCGTCATCATCAGTGTGGACCGCTGTGTGATTGTTACATTTCCTGTGTGGACTCAAAACCATCGCACTGTAAGAAAGGCCTCTGTGGTAGTCATGCTAGCCTGGGTCATCTCCGCAGCACTTAGCACACATTCAGCTGCTTTCCTAGGACTGTACAAGCTCAGAACAGTTTTTTTCTGCAcatacattcattttgaaaattaTGTTGCTACCCTAGCATGCcgattcatttttttatttgtgatccCATTCCTGATCATTTTCATCTGTTATGTTGTCATAATACGAAAGCTGAAGTCCAACCAGATGGCAAGATCCAAAAAGCCATTCAAGATTATGACGGTGCTGATTGTTACTTTCTTGATCTGCTGGCTGCCATATCACACTGTTATTTTGATGAACTTATTCATGCCAAATCATAAATCATTGTACAGCGCATATGTGTTTAGTCTCATCCTTGTCCATACCAACAGCTGTCTGAACCCATTTCTTTATGCATTCATGGGAAAAGACATTAAGGAGCACTGTTATGCTCTTTGGTTGAAGATTGAGAACGCAGTCAAGGAGGAGGATGACCAGAACACCATCCAAGGGACAGTTTACACCACCTCTGGGGAAAGCAGACATTCAACTAGCATTTAG
- the LOC108414919 gene encoding chemokine-like receptor 1: protein MSQTSRSSSCDAVCIFYAVAEVIICVLGIAGNALVIWIAGIKVKKSVVSTWYLSLAVSDFVFCSSLPFSVIFVVNKDWPFGLFMCKFRSFILWLNMYSSIFLLVIISVDRCVLVIFPVWAQNKRTIRKASVIVVLAWIVAAVCSTPSAVFRVFNHKQQTCNYSYNSKKNYIATVTCRFVSSFLIPFLIIFICHVLIIRKLFMQRVRYKKPLKIMTVLIVTFLICWLPYHTVLLIKLHKKYKFLITIQHFSFILVSANSCLNPFLYAFMGKDVKQQCYAFRSKIENAIKEEEDQNANRGTAITASGERQH, encoded by the coding sequence ATGAGTCAGACATCGAGATCATCATCTTGTGATGCAGTGTGTATTTTCTACGCAGTAGCAGAAGTGATCATCTGTGTCCTGGGTATTGCTGGAAATGCTTTGGTGATCTGGATTGCAGGAATTAAGGTGAAGAAGTCAGTCGTCAGCACCTGGTACCTGAGTCTAGCTGTGTCTGATTTCGTATTCTGCTCCAGTCTGCCCTTCAGTGTAATCTTTGTGGTCAATAAAGACTGGCCTTTTGGGCTCTTCATGTGCAAGTTCAGGTCTTTCATCTTGTGGCTCAACATGTACAGCAGCATCTTCCTCCTCGTCATCATCAGTGTGGACCGCTGTGTGCTTGTTATTTTTCCTGTGTGGGCTCAGAACAAGCGCACCATAAGAAAGGCCTCAGTGATAGTTGTGCTAGCTTGGATCGTTGCAGCAGTGTGTAGCACACCATCAGCTGTTTTCCGAGTCTTTAATCACAAGCAGCAAACATGCAACTACAGTTACAATTCTAAGAAAAATTATATTGCCACTGTAACATGCCGAtttgtttcttcatttttgatCCCATTCCTGATCATTTTCATCTGTCATGTTCTCATAATTAGAAAGCTGTTCATGCAGAGGGTGAGGTACAAAAAGCCCTTGAAGATCATGACTGTGTTGATTGTTACTTTCTTGATCTGCTGGCTACCATATCACACTGTTcttttaattaaattacataAGAAGTACAAATTTTTAATAACCATACAGCACTTTAGTTTCATTCTTGTCAGTGCCAACAGCTGCCTGAACCCATTTCTTTACGCATTCATGGGGAAAGATGTTAAGCAGCAATGTTACGCCTTTCGATCAAAGATTGAGAACGCAATCAAGGAGGAGGAGGACCAGAACGCCAACCGAGGGACAGCTATTACTGCCTCTGGTGAAAGACAGCATTAA